The genome window CCGGGCGGAGCGCATGGAGAACGCGGCCAGGGTTCCGGCCGGCGAGCGCGAACTGTTCGGCGCGGCCTCGCTGCTGGCGGGCAAGAGCGCGGTGCGCGGACTGGTGCTGGCTTCGGCCGCCCATGACGGCGCAACAGCGGCGGCCCTGGACCGGATTGCCGCGAAGATGCACCTGACCACGCTGCGGCTGGACCTGCAGCCCGGTCAGGCGGAGTTTGACGGCCTGGAGGCCTTTGCGGCCCGGATCAATCCCACCGCGCTGCCCCCCCAGGAGACTCCATGAACCTCTGGCGCTGGCTGACCACCCCCGATCCCGATCCCGGCTTTAACTGGATCAAGATGCTCAAGCTGTTCACCCGCGTGATCCTGTTCGCCACCGTCGCCACGCTGATCAGCAGCCTGCTGTCGCTAACGCCGCTGCGGCCGTACCTGAATACCTGGTGGGGCAGCCTGATCTTCATCCTGATCCTTTACGTGCCGATGGCGCGCTTCCTGCTGGTGGATTCCTTTGCGCCGCGCCGCGCTGCCACCGGCACGGCCAGCAGCAAGGCCGGCAGTGGCCTGAGCAGCGCCCAGCGCCGCAAGGAACGCAACCGCTACGCCGGGGTCAAGAAGGGGCCGCCCAAGTACGGGGGGCGGCGATAGGCCGGAAAAGACCACATTCCAGCCTCGCACAGACGCGCAAGAAACGGCCTGCCGACGAACGCCTCAACGAGCGGGTCTACCGCCCGCTGGCGCAACGGCTGGTGGACCCGCTGGCCCGCCTGAACGTATACCCCACCCATGTGGTGCTGTTCCACACGGTGCTGGGGGTCTCCGCCGCGTGGCTGATCCGGCGCGGCGGCCCGTGGTGGCGCTCGCGCCTCGCCCCCGCGCTGCTGCTTCAGCTCAAGACCGTGCTGGACAATCTGGACGGCCAGCTGGCCCGCGCCACCGGGCAGACCACCGAAACCGGCCGCTACCTGGACACCGAGATGGATCTGGCGGTCGATCTGGCGCTGAACGTGGCGATTGCAGGCCGGGCGGGCGTGCCCCTGACCCTCCTGCAAAGCCTGATCCTGACCACCGATTTTCTGTGGGAGCGGGACCACCGCGCCGCAAGGGGCGAGGTCTTCCGCGAGGCGGCGGCGCAGGCCGGCGATAATCCGCGCGTGCTGGCGGCCCTGAAAGCCGTGTACGCCGCCTATTTTCTGCCGCAAGAGCAGGCGCTGGGCGGGTGGTTCGAGGCGCGGCTAAGGGTGGTGGTGGGCGACTCCCCGACCCCCGAGGACCGCCGGGCCTACACGCCGCTGCCTATTACGGCGGTGGCGGCCAATCTGGGGCTGACCACCCAACTGGCGTTTCTGGGCCTGTGTCTGCTGGCGGGTCACCCCCGGCTGTACACCCGCTCGCTGCCGGCACAGGCGCTGGTGCTGCTGGGGGTACAGCGGTGGCGCGAGGGGGAAGTCAGGCGGGTGGGGGCGCAAGACACGCGCTGACGGTCTCTACTCGCCCAGCCGGTACTGCCGGTCGCCCTCGGCCTGCAGCACCACGCCCACCCTGCCCCGGTCCACCGTCACGTCGCAGTCCAGGATGCCGCGCGGCAGCGGGCCCGGCAGCGCCGTGACGCATTTGAGCCCGTAGGACGCGTTCGCGGACGGGTTGGTGGCCTGGACCGCCTGCATCACCCGCCCGCCGTAGTCGCGGGCGGCGCGGCCCTGGAACGCCAGCGTGGCAACGATCACGCCGATGCCCGCCGCGAACGCCAGCAGAATCAGAAAGAAGCTGCGCGTGGCCCGCCCGCGTTCGGCGGGGGTAATCTCGCGCATCTCAGCGGTCCTGATGGCGGGTGTGCCGGGGCGTTTGCCGGAGTGCTGGTCCGCTTGTTTCGTGGGGCGAGGACGCTTGCTCATCTGCCCGCCAGCCTATCCCGAGCGCTCCCCAAACCGCCGCCGCGCTACACTCCGGCCCATGAGCAAGGTCATCATTATCGGAGCGGGCGGCGTGGCCAACGTCGTTGCCAAGAAGTGCGCGCAGAACGACGGCGTGTTCACGGAAGTCCTGATCGCCACCCGCACGGTCCGCAAGGCCGACGCGGTCGTGGCCGAGATTCACGAGCATCTGCCGAACAGCCAGACGCGGTTCAGCACCACGACGGTGGACGCCGACAACGTGCCGGAACTGGTGCGGGTGATTCGTGAGTTCGGCCCGGAGATGGTCATCAACGTGGCGCTGCCGTACCAGGACCTGACCATCATGGACGCCTGCCTGGAAACCGGCGTGCATTACCTGGACACTGCCAACTACGAGCCCAAGGACGTGGCGAAGTTCGAGTACTCCTGGCAGTGGGCCTACCGCGAACGCTTCGAGAAGGCCGGCCTGATGGCGCTGCTGGGCTGCGGCTTCGATCCCGGCGCGACGCAGGTGTTCACGGCCTACCACGCCAAGCACCACTTCAAGGAAATCCACTACCTGGACATCGTGGACTGCAACAACGGTGACCACGGCAAGGCCTTTGCCACCAACTTTAACCCCGAGATCAACATCCGTGAGATCACGGCCAACGGGCGCTACTGGGAAAACGGCCAGTGGGTGGAAACCGCGCCGCTGGAAATCAGCCAGGACATCTACTATCCCAAAGTGGCCACCCGCAAGAGTTTCGTGCTGTACCACGAGGAACTGGAATCACTGGTGGTCAACTTCCCCACCATCAAGCGTGCCCGCTTCTGGATGACCTTCGGCGAGGCGTACATCAAGCACCTGAACGTGCTGGAAGGCATCGGCATGACCTCTATCGAGCCGATTGATTTCAGGGGTCAGCAAATTGCCCCCATCGAGTTCCTGAAAGCCGTGCTGCCCGCGCCCGAGTCCCTGGCCGCCAACTACACCGGGCAGACCTGCATCGGCGTGCAGGCCAAGGGCATCGGCCAGGACGGTGAGGAAAAGGTGCATTTCGTCTACAACGTCAGCGATCACGCCGAGACGTACAGGGAAGTGCAGGCGCAGGGCGTGAGCTACACCACCGGCGTCCCGGCGATGATCGGCGCGATGCTGATGCTGACCGGCGTGTGGAAGAAGGCGGGCGTGTACAACGTCGAGGAGTTCGATCCCGATCCCTTCATCGACGCCATGAACACCTGGGGTCTGCCGGTGGACGAACTGGCCGGCATCGAATTGGTCAAATAGAGGGTAAGACCAGAGCCGCCGCACCGGACGCGCCGCCCCTGTGCCGCTGAGGCTGGGCGGCGCGTTCATCACGGCCCAACGTCAAGACCCGCTTTTAAGACAGAACAGGCCGGGCGGCATGCGCGATACTGGGCCATGCTGCCTCCTGTCCCGTCTGCTTTCCTGCTGTCCGGCGGCGCGTGACCTCCGCCGCCGATCTGACCGATCCCGCCGCCCTGCAGGCCGCGTTCCGGGTGCAGGGTTACGTGGCCGGAGACGCGCTGGCCACAGCCCTGCGTCTGGTTCCGGCGCTGCAAAAGCCGCTGCTGCTGGAAGGCCCGGCGGGGGTGGGCAAGACCGAGGCGGCCAAGACGCTTGCACTGGCGCTGGGCACCCGGCTGATCCGGTTGCAATGCTACGAGGGGCTGGACGCGCAGGCCGCGCTGTACGAGTGGAACTACGCCCGCCAGCTGCTGTACCTGCGCTCGGCAGAGATCAGTGGGGGCCGGGTGGACGACGACGAACTGTACGGCGAGCGCTTTCTGATGGCCCGCCCGCTGCTGCAGGCCATTCAGCAGGACGTGGCCCCGGTCCTGCTGATCGACGAGATTGACCGTGCCGACGACGCCTTCGAGGCCTTCTTGCTGGAACTGCTGGCCGAGTGGCAGATCACCGTGCCGGAACTGGGAACCATCACCGCCCGCACGCGCCCGCACACGATTCTGACCAGCAACCGCTCGCGCGAGCTGAGCGACGCGCTGCGCCGCCGCTGTCTGTACCACTGGGTGGAATACCCCACCGCGCGGCAGGAGCTGGAGATCGTGCAGGCGCGGCTCCCCGGCATCGACGCAGCGCTGGCCCGGCAGGTCACCGACGCCGTTCACGCCCTGCGCGCCCTGCCGCTGGGCAAGCCGCCGGGCGTGGCCGAGACGCTGGACTGGGCGGCGGCGCTGCTGGCCCTGCACCGGGACCATCTGGACGCCGCCAGCATCGAGGCCACCCTGGGCGCGGTGCTGAAGCTGCGCGAGGATCAAGTTCTGGCCGCGCCGACGCTGCGGGGGGTGGCGGGCCGAGCGGAGGCGGGGTGACGCCCCATCCCCCCGAAACACTGCTGCCTGCCGAGCTTTCCGCAAAAATCACCGCCTTCGTGATCCGGCTGCGCGTGCGGCACGGCTTCCTGGTGGGGCCGGGCGAGGCTGGCGACGCACTGAGGGCCGCCGGGGTGGTCGACGTGCTGAGCAAACGGCAACTGCGCGACGCCCTGCGCGCCGTGCTGATCGCCTGCCCGGAACAGGCCCGCATTTTTGACCACGAATTCAACACCTTCTTCCGTGCGGAAGGCAGCCCTGCCCCGCCCGAACTGCCCCCGCTGCTGCCCGAAACCGAGGCTCCCGGCGCGGAACAGGACACCGAGACGACTCCCAAAAAACAGCAGGAAGGCGAGGGACAGGCGCCCGCCCCGGCCGCACCCCAACCCGGCGAGCAACCGGAACTGACCCCCGTACAGGCCCAGCCGCAGAGTGAATCGAAGGATGACCCGGACGACTCCGGCGGCGACGTTCAGACCATTCAGACCCGCCTCAGCCCGAATGCGGGGGCGGGGGGCGAGGTGCGCGCCGAAGAGGGAGAATTGCGGGAGCTGTTGCGCGCTGCCACGGCGCTGATCCGGGCGGTGGAGTTGGGGCGGTCAAGACGACTCAGGCCGCTGGTGCGGGGGCCGAAGCTGGACGCCCGCCGCACCCTGCGCGCCGCTGCCCGCACGGCAGGCGACCCGGCGCTGCTGCGCTGGCTGGGCCGCCAGCGCCGCTCGCCGCGCTTCCTGCTGGTGCTGGACGGCAGCCGCAGCATGGGCCGCGACGCCGCGCTGCTGCTGCGCTTTGCCCAGGCCCTGTCGCTGCGCACCCGCCGGGTGG of Deinococcus aerolatus contains these proteins:
- a CDS encoding saccharopine dehydrogenase family protein; this encodes MSKVIIIGAGGVANVVAKKCAQNDGVFTEVLIATRTVRKADAVVAEIHEHLPNSQTRFSTTTVDADNVPELVRVIREFGPEMVINVALPYQDLTIMDACLETGVHYLDTANYEPKDVAKFEYSWQWAYRERFEKAGLMALLGCGFDPGATQVFTAYHAKHHFKEIHYLDIVDCNNGDHGKAFATNFNPEINIREITANGRYWENGQWVETAPLEISQDIYYPKVATRKSFVLYHEELESLVVNFPTIKRARFWMTFGEAYIKHLNVLEGIGMTSIEPIDFRGQQIAPIEFLKAVLPAPESLAANYTGQTCIGVQAKGIGQDGEEKVHFVYNVSDHAETYREVQAQGVSYTTGVPAMIGAMLMLTGVWKKAGVYNVEEFDPDPFIDAMNTWGLPVDELAGIELVK
- a CDS encoding vWA domain-containing protein; protein product: MTPHPPETLLPAELSAKITAFVIRLRVRHGFLVGPGEAGDALRAAGVVDVLSKRQLRDALRAVLIACPEQARIFDHEFNTFFRAEGSPAPPELPPLLPETEAPGAEQDTETTPKKQQEGEGQAPAPAAPQPGEQPELTPVQAQPQSESKDDPDDSGGDVQTIQTRLSPNAGAGGEVRAEEGELRELLRAATALIRAVELGRSRRLRPLVRGPKLDARRTLRAAARTAGDPALLRWLGRQRRSPRFLLVLDGSRSMGRDAALLLRFAQALSLRTRRVEVYAFSTGLRRLTPYLRQALPGQALTLPDLGEAWGGGTRIGENLLHLTRHERERVNRDTLVLILSDGLDTGEPEVLERALRDLKARAGRVVWLSPLAALPGYQPVQRAIRAALPHIDALLPAGDIDDLHRLGRRIGQRN
- a CDS encoding CDP-alcohol phosphatidyltransferase family protein, yielding MDPLARLNVYPTHVVLFHTVLGVSAAWLIRRGGPWWRSRLAPALLLQLKTVLDNLDGQLARATGQTTETGRYLDTEMDLAVDLALNVAIAGRAGVPLTLLQSLILTTDFLWERDHRAARGEVFREAAAQAGDNPRVLAALKAVYAAYFLPQEQALGGWFEARLRVVVGDSPTPEDRRAYTPLPITAVAANLGLTTQLAFLGLCLLAGHPRLYTRSLPAQALVLLGVQRWREGEVRRVGAQDTR
- a CDS encoding AAA family ATPase yields the protein MTSAADLTDPAALQAAFRVQGYVAGDALATALRLVPALQKPLLLEGPAGVGKTEAAKTLALALGTRLIRLQCYEGLDAQAALYEWNYARQLLYLRSAEISGGRVDDDELYGERFLMARPLLQAIQQDVAPVLLIDEIDRADDAFEAFLLELLAEWQITVPELGTITARTRPHTILTSNRSRELSDALRRRCLYHWVEYPTARQELEIVQARLPGIDAALARQVTDAVHALRALPLGKPPGVAETLDWAAALLALHRDHLDAASIEATLGAVLKLREDQVLAAPTLRGVAGRAEAG